The stretch of DNA CGTTCTTTCGGCAAATTCCACGCCGTTAGCAGCCTTGGCATTTTGACGAACAGCCATTTGATAATACGGATAAGTGTTATTCTGAACTCTATACATGATTGAATTCCAGCGACCGCTATCATTGGCAGCCAAATGGGTCAAGTCTGCTTCAATTTTATAATTGCCAAACAGTCCTAAGTATTCTGGTAAAAGAATACCTGTACCGTTGAAACCATTTCCTCTTCCATCGATTTCAAAGGCTCCTACCTTCACACCGATTTGATTATTCGTTGTACCGGTAAGATTCGTCCAGTCTACTGGAATGCTTCCATCTGAAAGAGTATCAAAATTTTCCTCATAGAGGACATATTCTGAATCATCTGCTCCCTTTACAACTAAAAGGACATTAGTAGAACCTTCGTCTTTTGCAGCTGTTAAAGCATAAATTCCAGCTTGCTTTGGTGTAATGGAACCATCTGAAATTTCAAGGGCGTCACTGTCAGAAGACCACGTGACTTGATCGCCTGTGATTTGCCCTTCTGTTAAATCATTGAACGCGGACTGTAAGAAAATACTATTCACAGGAATAGAGATTCCACTTGTACCTAAAATATAACCTTCTTCATGCTCTAACGACGTAACCTTAACACCAGTGCTTGAAGGAGTAACCGTAATCTCTTTTTCTACTACTGCATTTTGATAGACTGCTTTCACTGTTGCCTTACCCGCGTTCAACGGGTAGAGTTGTCCATCGATAACTCTGATCACTGAATCATCTGAAGAGTATAACTTCACCTTTTCATTTGGTACCGCTTCTTTAATCCCATCGGAATACGTAACTTCATAAGAAAGAGCAATCGGTTCTGTCAACGATTCCAATTCTGATGGTATGTCCATAGCGATGCTTTCCGCAGTAACTCTTGTTACTTTCAAGTTATCAAACGCTACTTTACTTTGGTCTGCTCGGAATCCTACTTTTCCACGTTTAAGAATACTGCTTTCAAGACGGGTATCTGTTAAAAGTGTAAATTCCTGATCATTTGCGGCTTTAATGTATTCTTTCACATTATTATCGACCATTCGGATTTTCAACGTATAGTCTTTACCTAAAGCAAGGGGTTGTGTCCATTTTCCTGCCACAGGAACAGACCATCCGTTTGCAGGTGTCCGATAAGCAAATTCATAGGCACCGTTTTGCCTAACTGCCATTTGATTGTATTGATTTAATCCATTATCCGATGCTCTAACGACTAATGAAGCCCATCTGGCACTATTTATTACTTTGTCAAAGGATAAATCCGCTTCCACTATATAGTGATCCCATCTTACTGGCGCCAAGGCTGCAGCTGAATAGCCGGAGACGCTTCCATCATAGACCATTTCTCCATCCTGACCATCTTTAACAATTCCAAACCCGCGACTGCCAGAATTAATGTGTGAAGTCCAGCCGTCCGGTAATTGACCATTTTCATAGCTATCAAAATTTTCTTCCAGAATCAGATTATCTTCTTTACCATTCACACTTTCTTCATTCAGAACAATCGTGCCATATCCACTTGTATCATTCCAAAATGAACTAGAATTGTAGGCACTCCAGGCACTAAAAGGGGCATCTGTCTTCTCATCTCGGTGAGTGACACTCATTTCAAAGCCCAATTGTTTAGAGAGAACAGGATCAAACTCTAGCATCTCCCATGGAATTGCTACCTCTGCTGTCCATCCTGTTTCAGTTGTTTCAATTGCACGGAGGATATCATTTTCAGCTTTATTCTTATGGTTTGATGCTGCACCAAAATAGAACTTTGGGGTTGTTGTATCTGGTTGATATACGAGACCCATTTGCATATCATTTTCTACAAATGGAGAGGACTGATGGAGGGAAGGATCGAAGAACATACTAATATTATCTTGTTGAAACCAGTTTCCTTCGCCGTCATACACCATTTGGTCATCTTCTACCGTAACTCCAATATAAAGATATGTATGATCCCATACCATGCCAAACTTCGAATCTTTAAAATTACCTTCACCAAATTGTACTTCTAAAGGCTCGTTGACAGACCACATTTCTTCATTCAAATTCCCGTCAATCATCGGCTCCACAAGGGTCTTCTTAATGTCTAAACTTTGCCGTGTAGATTCTGCTGCGCTAACATTGTTCATATTCAGCGGCAAAGAGCTGAGAAATAAGATGACAACGACAAACAGCAGATTAAACTTTCGCATGTTCATAAAACTCATCCTCCATTGTTTATTGATTCAAGCCTTACACTTTCTATTTATTTCAACAACTAATACTTCTCCCTCCTTTTCTACATGTAAGGTCTTATCAATAAAGTCTACCAACGTTTTGTAAAAGAAATTGAGGAATTATGTAAAAATAAGGTTAATTTTTTGAAATATCAGTCTCTTTTTATATCACTCTTTTTACAATGTGGGAATTTCCCAAAATGACTTAATGTGAACCAGAAAATCTCTCATCGTACAAGAGAATAATAGATAATTATTAATTAGTTCAAAAGTTACAATAAAATTTACATTAATTATACGCCTCTTTAACATGTGCTAAATGATTTTTTAGTAATGTTCAAATAGTAGAATATCAGAATCTACTATTAGTATTAACAGGAGGGATTAGGAAAAATGAAAGACATCAAGGTAAAAGATGAAGACTTAAAAACTCAGAATGGATTAAGTGAGGGAATGGATCGACGTGCCTTTTTGCAGAAAACTACGATGGTTGTTGGAGCGGCGATGGGAGCATCTTTAGTGGGCTCATTGACGAGCCTGCCTATTAGCGCTGCATCTAACTCTTCCATCATTGAATCCAAAAAAGTCAAGCCAAAGCTTGTATTTCCAGTCATTAGTGATGTACATATGAACAAAAACAGTAATCAAACATTAGAAAAATTCAAATCAACATTAGATCAATTAAATCTACTAGTCCCAAAGCAGGATGCATTTGTGGTAGTAGGAGATTTAACGGATAATGGTTACACGGAAGAATATGATAAGTTTTTCTCAGCTTATAATGCAAAAAAACAAAAACATGCGGATTCCATGATTGCCATCGGAAACCATGATTATTGGAATGGGCTTTCGGTTTCAGATGCTCAAAAACGATTCCTTGAAAGGTCAGGGATGGAATCGATTTACTTTCACAAAGTAATTAAAGGTTATCATTTTATTATCCTTGGAACAGAAGATGGTCTAACAGAAGGTACTTTTTCAATAACTCAAATTAATTGGTTAGCACAACAGTTAAAGCAGGCAGCACAGAATGATCCGAACAAACCGATTTTTGTGTTCCATCATCAGCCGATTATGGGGACGGTTTATGGAAGTGAATGGGGCTTTACGGAAAATAGGGATTTATTCTACAATACATTAGCACCCTATCCACAGGTGATTTCGTTTTCTGGTCACACCCACTATCCATTAGATGACCCTAAAATTATCCATCAAAAGGACTTTACATCCATCGGAACCTCCACGGGTGCTTATTTGTGGCTCGATGCTGGAAGAATACAAGGGGAAGTGCCGGAAGGAGCGGACATCCTTAATCAGGCACTCATCGTTGAAGTGTACAATGACAAGGTATTACTCAAGCGACGTGATATTCATAACAATAATTGGACAGCTGAACCTTTTGTAATCAGCTTACCTGCTAAAAAAAATGAATTTATCTATACAGTAGATCGAGATAAAAAGGCTCCATTTTTCACAAAGGATGCGTTAATTTCGATTAATCACGAACTCACAACACCAACAAGCCTTGCCGTTATGTTTACTCAAGCGAAGGATGACTTGCTGGTTCATGATTATAAGGTAGAAATCACTGATTCGACCCAAGGGCAAAAAGTGAAAGAATTCCTTGCATTCTCGGAATTTTATAGCGATCCGATTCCTAATCCGCTTACCTTACAAATAGATGGATTACAGCCGAATACATTATATGAGATCAACGTATTTGCACTAGATGCATTTGAGAACCAAAGTCAAAATGCATTAAAGGTTTTAGGAAAAACAACTGACGGTGAAATAAAGGATATCACGATTACTCTGTCCAAAAATACATTAACCGGAACGACCGAAACAGTCGATGTATTGGTAGAAAACGCAAGAGTTCCACAAAGTGACTGGATTGGAGTATATGAAGTCAGTGAAACTCCTGGGAATGTACCAGCCATTTGGTGGGAGTATACAAAAGTAACGAATGGAACATATAGAGTTTCGTATGATCCAAGTAAGAATTCTTATCCAGGTCGATATCAGTCAGGCAAGACGTATAAGTTCGTATATTTCTACGGCAGTGGATATGATGCCGTCACACATGCAACCTTTACAGTAAACTAAACTACGTGAAAACCCCATTTTCTAATGAAATGGGGTTTATATATTTATAGATTATAATTTCTTCTTATCTATTTTGTCGACCTGTTGATGAAGGAATGGACGTAATAGTTAGCGTGTTGGAAAAGGCTCTTACTCTTCCCCACCAAGTCGAAGCTTAAATAGAAAACCATACATAAGCAGGAAAATCATAATTCCCAAAGTTTGAAAGGTTCCAACCATGGTCTTAATCGAGAAACTTCCTAGTAGTTTATCCTTATAAGTAATAATATAATTACCATCGGCAGAATTCGCCATGACTAATAGAATCCAGCTAAGAACTATTAACACAGTACCCAGTCCAACTAAAACAGTATGTAATTTACTTTTATCAAAATAGATTAAGAGATTAGCTATAAGGAAGCCGAGGACTGCTGCAACAACATAAAACCACCATAAGGATTCAGCACCAACTTTAACTAACAAAACCATATACTGAATCGTAAAGCCCAAACTCAATAAAAAAATAGGAACACTATAGAAACAGGATGTCATGAATTCACTTTGGTTCCCTTTTGCCATTACTTTTAAAAAAACAATGACACTTGGAATTCCAATGACCCAATGTATCAATGCCAAACCATTAACTGGGTTCGCATAGCTCTCCTTTAAGGGGAGCTCCACGACTCCATGAAAAGTTTCCCCATCTAAATGACCCACCATCATATACCAGCCTAAAAACAATACGGCCAAAAAACAGCCAAATAGCGTTAGTACTGTACCAAACGTACTCGTTTCCTTCTTCCTTGCTTTACGTTTCTTTTTACTCAATCGTCACACCAACTTTTTTCTGAATATCTTAGTACAATAACATAAAATACAAGACCAAAAAAAAGGGAATTCCTTACTATTTTTCGGTGGGACCGGGGACCGTGGGGACGGTTCTATTGGCTTTTTTGTTTTAACTAATGTTCGAAAAGGCCATGAGAACCGTCCCTTTGGTACTTCTTTGGTACTTTACTTGACTACACGCGGTGTATGAAGGTTCGGTATCGGGACGGTCGACCAATCGATATCGGATGCGAAATAAAAGCTTGTATAGCCTGGCTGGTTGTATACGACATTTTGCCTTGCGATCTCGCTTCTGTATTGTGTATCGTGCATCAATGTATACAATTTGCGGTCGGTAATCTCGGTGCTCATATAGATTCGAATCGCCGAACTGTCAGTGGTTCGAACGAGAAGTTCTTCCCGCCAGTCCCCGAATATGTCTGCAACAAGGCATGGATTGCCCTTCGTATGATTGTTGGAGGTTGTCTCTTCCGCCGTAACCAAACGGCCTCTTTTCCAATCGTCGATTGTGACAGGCTGACCCAAAGCGCCACTGATGATTTGAGTGGTCATGTCAGCCGCCCACTTAATGTTCATATTAGTCCCTGGTACCTTCTGATTAATCTGTTCTCCCTTTGCACTCATCAAGCCGAAGGTCTCATGACTTGAAGGATCTTCCAATGTCCAAGTCTGAAGTCCCCGATACTCTGGGTCAACCTGACCGATCATCCCACGACCTATATCATCTGTCGCAAAAGCACCATATAGCACTTCACCTGTCGCCGCATCGCGCAGCGTATATCCATAAGGTCCTCGTACGCCGCTCTCATGAACCATGAATATTTCCAGACCAGGGCGATCTGGATCGATATTCGTTACATGAAGAGCATCGCCGTGGCCCAGTTTAGCAATCTCTCCCGGCGCAGCACTCCCTTCCGGCAGTATGCCTTTTGAGCTGTATAGAATGGTTCCATCATGGTCGATCGTAGCCGAGCCGTATATGATTTCATGACAGCCGTCACCGTCAACATCCGCAACGCTCAAAGAATGTGCTCCTTGCTTCGCAAGACTGCCAAACGCCTCGCTTCGACCGTCGGCCAAATGAAGACTGTCGTTGAATGGATTATCCATCGTGATCCAACCGCTATCGGTAAACCAATTCTCTTTCAGATGAGTCCCATCCCAAGAGTAGGAAACGACAGCGGCTCTTGTGTAATAGCCCCGAGCAAAGACTGCATATGGTTTTTGTCCATCTAGATAGGCTACACCGGCAAGGAAACGATCTACCCGGTTTCCCGGTTCAATGCGGTTCCAAGCATAATCACCCCACATGAGGCCGTCGTCATGCCGTCCAGGCTTATAGCGGATTGTTTCGAGTTCTTCTCCCGTCAGTCCATTAAAAATAGTTAAATATTCTGGGCCATTTAAAATAAATCCTTCAAATGCCCGTAGGTTATTGCGGTTGCTCCTCTTTTGCGCATAAACGTCTAAAAAATAATCGACCAGCCGTACGGCATCTGCCCGGTTCAACGGATAAGAGTACAGATTATCAATCCCGAAACATTCCTCAAGAGTTAATGGCCAATGGCCGGCAACTACCTCTTCATGCTCATGCCAACTCAAGAACATGTCCACAAGATGCTCGTAATAATCGGTACTGCTCATCCGATAATCGTCATTATGGCTGTAACCGGCCGCCACATCTTCTTGAAGCATCGTGATATAGCTTTCGGAAACACCATTCCCTTCCTGATTGTATCGAATGACCTTCGTTCCAGGGGCGGTCTTAAAAATCAATTCCGCTTTGCCGTCCCCATCAAAATCGTACACGAGGAATTGCGTATAGTGTGCGCCTGCCCGAATGTTAACGCCTAAATCAATCCGATAAAGCAGTGTCCCGTCCAACTTATAGCAGTCGATAAAAACCGGGCCAGTATAGCCGGAATGCGACACATCCTTGGAATTGGAAGGATCCCATTTGACAAAATATTCGTACTGGCCATCACCGTCCACATCCCCGACGCTCATATCATTAGCAGAGTATGTATAGGTCTCTCCAGCTGGCGTAACGCCGCTGTTTGGCTTTTGCAAAGGAATTTCATAGTATGTACTCTCCCAAGGGGTTACCTCCGCGCTGCGGTCAATCTCTTTTCCTTCCACGATTGCGCAAACATAATAGGATGAGGAGCCTGTCCCATCACGATCCAAAAAGTTGGTGCTATCATAAATCGTTGCGATGAGGACTCCATCGCGATAAAGGTTAAAATCAGGTCCAATAAGCCCTTTATCGGTAAAACCAGTCACTTCATTCCCCAGCAATCTCCAGCTAAGAAATATCCCTTCTGATGTTGAAGCAGCAGCTAACCCCCGATCCAGATATTCAAGCTGTACTGCAGAATCAACTTCTGACTCTAGCTTATTTTTCACCTGTTCTGATTTCAATTGATTCACTCCCATTCTCTGTCGCTATCTTCGTTTTTTGACTTAATTCTTGTTTTTTTAGCAGCGCAGCTAGGAATGCAAGAACAAGCCCTTGACCCCATCCCTGTACCCTTTTTTTTGGAACCAAATTGTAGTCTTCCGCAGTGTACATTACGGCCGTTCCCGCAGAAACATTTCTAACCGAACCGTCTTCATCAATGTTTGATACGATTCCCTCATAAGCTTTTGCGACATATTTCTGATGCAATGGATGTGCGTTTACTGTCAATGCAGCGGCAATACCGGCTGTTGCCGAAGTTTCAAGGTAGGAGGTATCATCGTTTAAGATGGTATGCCACATACCCTCTCCTGACTGTAGTCTTACCAGCGCACTCAATTGGTCACCAAGAGCTCCGTCAATCTGCATCCACATAGGCATAAAGGGATTGAGCATTCTGAAAGCCTGTGCCATCGTGTAAGCCGCCCATGCATTTGCCCTTGCCCAATAAATGGCGGATAGATGATCCTTTCTAACATTGTCCCACGCGTGATAGAACAAGTTTGTCTTATTGTCTTGCAGGTACTCCTCATGCCAATAGAACTGTTTCAATGCATCATCGATATATTCCTTGTTATCAAGCTTAAATCCAATACGAAGCAGGAAGTATGCTGCCATGAACAAAGTATCTGCCCATGCCTGTTCCGGAAAGTCATTTTTTGATGAAACTGTATGCTGGAATACTCCATCTCCGAAACGGATTGCATCCTTTCTAAGATACTCAGCTTTCATCAGTGCAAGATCAAGGTATTTTGCATCCCCTGTGGCTTCATGCAGGGTCAACATTGTATGTCCCATAGCACAAGCGTTAACATTCATTGGGGGAAGCCCTAAATCAAGGTATTCGTCTACCCATTTGACCATGAAATCAATATATTCCTGGTTTCCGGTAACCTCCCAGGCTTTTCCTATACCATAAAAAGCTACCCCGCATGACCAGCTCCATGTAAAATCTATATTCATTGTTCTTCGGACTACGGTGTCAATCATTTCCTTTAATTCGTTTTCATCATATTCAAACCTAGGCATCTTCGTCTTCCTCTCTTCATTGTTCCTGCATTTTTTGGATTTAAAGTGCTACGGCACCTTGTGTCAGATTGTATCCTCTTAATCAGTGTAAAAACAATGCTTTAAAGGCATTCATTTATGGTATAATGTCAGTATTTTACCGGAGGAGGGACCACAACTTGAGAACTTATTATTATAATCCGGAAACACCGTACCGTGTGAACCCGGATTTGCATCTGCTTTTCTGGGGAAGGGAGGAGTGTGCTCCGGGACATGCCGTAGGTCCGATGGTTCGGGACATCTACGTCATTCATTTTATTCATAATGGCTCTGGAGTCGTCCAAGTTGGGAAGCATACCTTTTCACTTGAAGCGGGGCAAGCCTTTCTCATTTATCCGGATGTTTTGACCTTTTATAAGGCGGACATGCACTCACCCTGGGTTTACACGTGGCTGGCCTTTTCCGGTGAGCAGGTAGAACCTATTTTGGCGCGTACACGGCTGACCCCGGAGCAGCCGGTGTTTCCTATGGACATTAAGATCATGCCTGATATGTATAATCAATTAACGATGGTTTCCGAAAAAGAACCTGGCTCCGATCTAAAGATCAAAGCGCTTATGTATGAATTTTTATCCGTGCTCACAGAGACTGTCCCGCTTTCCGTCCCAGCGAGTTCAAGCCCAAATAGACGGGACACCTATATCGTGCAAGGCATGGAATATATTCATGCTCACTATCATGAACAGGTATCCATTGAACAACTAGCTTCATTTGTTCGGCTGGACCGCAAATATTTCTCCGCCATATTTAAGGAATCGCTAGGACTGACACCTCAGCAATATCTGCTGCAATACCGGATGAATAAGGCTTGCGAACTACTTAGGAAAGGGCAGTATAACGTTGGAGAGGTCGCCCAATCCGTGGGATATTCAGACGCACTGTTGTTTTCAAGGATGTTTAAAAAAATAATAGGAACCGCTCCGAAGCATTATCGCCAACAGACCAGCCATTCCGACATAAATCCATAAACCACATCCTTGCTGATATAGGCTTATCCCGCCAAACCCTCTAAAATGGGTTTAATTCACATGGGAGGGAATTTTTATGCGAAATTTTACAACATACAGGGATTCTGTTACAGGATATGAGATACGTCAGTATACTCAAGGACAAGAACGCAATACTAAGCTATATTTCACAACCGAGAATTTTACTACAGATGACCGTTATTTCTTCTTCAACCAGCAGATTCCCTCGGGTTTGAAAAATGAGGTCTACCAAGGAACAGGAGATCTTTACAAAGCAGAGGTCGAATCTGGCGAACTGAAGCTGGTAGCAGGCAGTGAATACAGTGGCTTTGCCATGGACAGGTTTGAAAACTACGGGGTGATGACAAAGGGGAATGTCGTTTGCCGCTATGAATGCGACAGCGATAAAATCATTGAATTGGGTGCTCTCCCCGCTGGCGGTCATATTACGGGGCATTTAACTACTAGCAAAAGCGGGATGATTGTTTGCAGTTATAAACAAAAAAACTGCATTTACGCCTTGGTTACATTGGATCCTCAAACCGGAAAAAGTGAAGTAGTCTATCAAAGTGATTATAACTTGGGGCATGCGCAGGTTTGTCCCACCGATGAAAATACGATTTTCTTCATTCATGAAACAGGTGGCGATGCTTTGCAGCGGATGTGGCTTTTTGATGTCACCACTTCTACCGCACGGCCGTACTACGTCGAATCCGAGGGAGATTGGATTACCCACGAGGTCTGGACTGCTGATGGTGAAAACATTGTGTTCATGAAGCTGCCGTCTTATCTAATGATGGGGACAAAAGACGGTCAAAATTTCCGCATCATTACCAAGGAAGATCAGCTCCTCCACCCCGGAGTTTCACGTGACTCAAAATGGTTATGCGCGGACCGTATCGGTTACCTTGGCGTAGAAAGCCCTAATCTGGTTTATCTTGTAAATGGCGAAACAGGTAATTCCCTCGTACTCGCCAATACGGATACACCAAGAAGCGGTGCGGATCATCTTCACCCTTCTTTTAACCGCAAGGGCGATATGATCTTGTTTAACCGTCCGTTTGACAACGGAAGTACACAGGTTTGCCTCATTGATTTAAACCAAGTTGAAAGACCCTAGTTGATATAATTATATTTTTCAGTTTTAGAACCGTTTGATATATTAATAGATTCTAGCTGCAATAACAATAAATGGTTAAATGGCGTATCATTTACTTTTTGTGTAAGTGGATGCTGCATAAGGAGGAAAAGCTGTTTGAAATCTTTTGAAAAACTACATCCATTATTAAAAAGTTTTGTCGAAAAAGGTCCGGCTGGATGTGCCTGTTCCGTTACCCATCAAGGGAAAACAGTGTTTGAAGATTACTTTGGATATGCTGACCTTGAAACAGAAAAACCAATTTTACGAGATACGATTTATAGAATATATTCAAACACCAAATTGGTGACGTGTGTTGCTGCCCTTATTTTATATGAACGGGGTTTGTTCTTGCTGAATGATCCTCTTGAAGATTATCTTACAGAATTCAAAGAACCAAAAGTTTACCATCGGAATAAAAATGGCGATTTGTCGATTTTACCTGCTACAAAATCAATCAGGGTCAAAGACCTCTTCATGATGACCTCGGGATTAACCTATGGAGGAGACGGAAATGAAACGGAACGTCAGGTTAAAATGGCGCTCGATAACTTTAATCACAACAAGGGTCCTGAGAATCTAGATGTAAGAACCCTCTCCCAAATACTCAGCAAGATTCCACTTGCCTTTGAACCGGGGACACAATGGCAATATAGCTATAGCCATGACGTCTTGGGAGCACTGATTGAAGTCTTGTCAGGTAAATCCTTGGGACAATTTTTAAAGGATGAAATTTTTGATCCTTTGGAAATGAAGGATACATTTTTTAAGATTCCCGAAGAGAAAAAAGAGCGTCTTTGCAGCCTTTACAATCGTAATGAAGATGGGGAGTTAACCAAAAATTCATTAATGGATGGGAATTATAAGCCAGAAGCCAAGTTTGAAAGTGGAGGCGGAGGGCTGCTGTCTACGTTAGACGACTATAGTCGATTTGCCCACATGTTGGCAAACGGCGGAGAGCTTAACGGTGT from Neobacillus sp. CF12 encodes:
- a CDS encoding metallophosphoesterase produces the protein MKDIKVKDEDLKTQNGLSEGMDRRAFLQKTTMVVGAAMGASLVGSLTSLPISAASNSSIIESKKVKPKLVFPVISDVHMNKNSNQTLEKFKSTLDQLNLLVPKQDAFVVVGDLTDNGYTEEYDKFFSAYNAKKQKHADSMIAIGNHDYWNGLSVSDAQKRFLERSGMESIYFHKVIKGYHFIILGTEDGLTEGTFSITQINWLAQQLKQAAQNDPNKPIFVFHHQPIMGTVYGSEWGFTENRDLFYNTLAPYPQVISFSGHTHYPLDDPKIIHQKDFTSIGTSTGAYLWLDAGRIQGEVPEGADILNQALIVEVYNDKVLLKRRDIHNNNWTAEPFVISLPAKKNEFIYTVDRDKKAPFFTKDALISINHELTTPTSLAVMFTQAKDDLLVHDYKVEITDSTQGQKVKEFLAFSEFYSDPIPNPLTLQIDGLQPNTLYEINVFALDAFENQSQNALKVLGKTTDGEIKDITITLSKNTLTGTTETVDVLVENARVPQSDWIGVYEVSETPGNVPAIWWEYTKVTNGTYRVSYDPSKNSYPGRYQSGKTYKFVYFYGSGYDAVTHATFTVN
- a CDS encoding rhamnogalacturonan lyase codes for the protein MGVNQLKSEQVKNKLESEVDSAVQLEYLDRGLAAASTSEGIFLSWRLLGNEVTGFTDKGLIGPDFNLYRDGVLIATIYDSTNFLDRDGTGSSSYYVCAIVEGKEIDRSAEVTPWESTYYEIPLQKPNSGVTPAGETYTYSANDMSVGDVDGDGQYEYFVKWDPSNSKDVSHSGYTGPVFIDCYKLDGTLLYRIDLGVNIRAGAHYTQFLVYDFDGDGKAELIFKTAPGTKVIRYNQEGNGVSESYITMLQEDVAAGYSHNDDYRMSSTDYYEHLVDMFLSWHEHEEVVAGHWPLTLEECFGIDNLYSYPLNRADAVRLVDYFLDVYAQKRSNRNNLRAFEGFILNGPEYLTIFNGLTGEELETIRYKPGRHDDGLMWGDYAWNRIEPGNRVDRFLAGVAYLDGQKPYAVFARGYYTRAAVVSYSWDGTHLKENWFTDSGWITMDNPFNDSLHLADGRSEAFGSLAKQGAHSLSVADVDGDGCHEIIYGSATIDHDGTILYSSKGILPEGSAAPGEIAKLGHGDALHVTNIDPDRPGLEIFMVHESGVRGPYGYTLRDAATGEVLYGAFATDDIGRGMIGQVDPEYRGLQTWTLEDPSSHETFGLMSAKGEQINQKVPGTNMNIKWAADMTTQIISGALGQPVTIDDWKRGRLVTAEETTSNNHTKGNPCLVADIFGDWREELLVRTTDSSAIRIYMSTEITDRKLYTLMHDTQYRSEIARQNVVYNQPGYTSFYFASDIDWSTVPIPNLHTPRVVK
- a CDS encoding glycoside hydrolase family 88 protein, producing the protein MPRFEYDENELKEMIDTVVRRTMNIDFTWSWSCGVAFYGIGKAWEVTGNQEYIDFMVKWVDEYLDLGLPPMNVNACAMGHTMLTLHEATGDAKYLDLALMKAEYLRKDAIRFGDGVFQHTVSSKNDFPEQAWADTLFMAAYFLLRIGFKLDNKEYIDDALKQFYWHEEYLQDNKTNLFYHAWDNVRKDHLSAIYWARANAWAAYTMAQAFRMLNPFMPMWMQIDGALGDQLSALVRLQSGEGMWHTILNDDTSYLETSATAGIAAALTVNAHPLHQKYVAKAYEGIVSNIDEDGSVRNVSAGTAVMYTAEDYNLVPKKRVQGWGQGLVLAFLAALLKKQELSQKTKIATENGSESIEIRTGEK
- a CDS encoding AraC family transcriptional regulator yields the protein MRTYYYNPETPYRVNPDLHLLFWGREECAPGHAVGPMVRDIYVIHFIHNGSGVVQVGKHTFSLEAGQAFLIYPDVLTFYKADMHSPWVYTWLAFSGEQVEPILARTRLTPEQPVFPMDIKIMPDMYNQLTMVSEKEPGSDLKIKALMYEFLSVLTETVPLSVPASSSPNRRDTYIVQGMEYIHAHYHEQVSIEQLASFVRLDRKYFSAIFKESLGLTPQQYLLQYRMNKACELLRKGQYNVGEVAQSVGYSDALLFSRMFKKIIGTAPKHYRQQTSHSDINP
- a CDS encoding oligogalacturonate lyase family protein, which produces MRNFTTYRDSVTGYEIRQYTQGQERNTKLYFTTENFTTDDRYFFFNQQIPSGLKNEVYQGTGDLYKAEVESGELKLVAGSEYSGFAMDRFENYGVMTKGNVVCRYECDSDKIIELGALPAGGHITGHLTTSKSGMIVCSYKQKNCIYALVTLDPQTGKSEVVYQSDYNLGHAQVCPTDENTIFFIHETGGDALQRMWLFDVTTSTARPYYVESEGDWITHEVWTADGENIVFMKLPSYLMMGTKDGQNFRIITKEDQLLHPGVSRDSKWLCADRIGYLGVESPNLVYLVNGETGNSLVLANTDTPRSGADHLHPSFNRKGDMILFNRPFDNGSTQVCLIDLNQVERP
- a CDS encoding serine hydrolase domain-containing protein, whose amino-acid sequence is MKSFEKLHPLLKSFVEKGPAGCACSVTHQGKTVFEDYFGYADLETEKPILRDTIYRIYSNTKLVTCVAALILYERGLFLLNDPLEDYLTEFKEPKVYHRNKNGDLSILPATKSIRVKDLFMMTSGLTYGGDGNETERQVKMALDNFNHNKGPENLDVRTLSQILSKIPLAFEPGTQWQYSYSHDVLGALIEVLSGKSLGQFLKDEIFDPLEMKDTFFKIPEEKKERLCSLYNRNEDGELTKNSLMDGNYKPEAKFESGGGGLLSTLDDYSRFAHMLANGGELNGVKILGRKTIELMSTNHLQPEVLPYYKLGLSEGIWLWIGCQSHDESAFRRQ